A portion of the Anaerolineae bacterium genome contains these proteins:
- the atpB gene encoding F0F1 ATP synthase subunit A produces MLGKLLGIEFHEISMGAEKLFYLGPFPVTNTILTTWMVMAFLIALTLAVRRRFSLVPGALQSVMEIVIETVYNLVRSITGEKVGRIIFPLIMTLFLFILTANWFALLPGFGTITYHHVPIFRPPNSDLNTTLAMALITVLLVQVAGIVYRGIKGYLKEFITPPILAPLMAPIHIISELSHILSLSARLFGNIFGGDVVLTVIFVMFPVLIPAAFMILESLFGLIQAVIFAVLSTIYFSMSTAAHETEH; encoded by the coding sequence ATGCTGGGGAAACTGCTGGGGATTGAGTTTCACGAAATCTCAATGGGAGCCGAAAAGCTCTTCTACTTGGGCCCTTTCCCTGTTACTAACACAATCCTTACTACGTGGATGGTGATGGCATTCCTCATAGCTTTGACTCTGGCGGTGAGAAGGCGCTTCAGCCTTGTCCCAGGAGCCTTGCAAAGCGTGATGGAAATAGTAATTGAAACCGTCTACAATCTTGTGAGAAGCATAACTGGGGAAAAGGTGGGGCGCATTATCTTCCCCCTCATTATGACCCTGTTCCTTTTTATTCTTACAGCTAACTGGTTTGCTCTTCTGCCCGGCTTCGGCACCATAACCTATCACCATGTCCCCATTTTCCGGCCCCCTAACAGTGACCTCAATACCACTTTAGCTATGGCTCTCATCACCGTCCTGCTGGTTCAGGTGGCTGGAATTGTTTACAGAGGCATAAAAGGTTACCTCAAAGAATTCATAACTCCTCCGATCCTCGCTCCTCTCATGGCACCGATTCACATCATCAGCGAGCTTTCTCACATCCTTTCCCTTTCAGCACGACTTTTCGGAAACATATTCGGTGGCGATGTGGTCCTCACGGTGATTTTCGTGATGTTCCCAGTCCTCATCCCCGCAGCTTTTATGATTTTAGAGTCCCTTTTCGGCCTGATTCAGGCGGTGATTTTTGCTGTGCTGAGCACAATTTACTTCTCCATGTCTACAGCGGCTCATGAAACAGAGCATTAA
- a CDS encoding rod shape-determining protein, with amino-acid sequence MFEKLIGIDLGTYNVIIYVKGKGIVIQEPSIVAISKKEKRIVAIGKEAMTMQGRTPESIDVMRPLKDGVIADYLVTEAMLRYFLEKVCGRFNLFKPRVMISAPVGITSVETRAVHDAGIQAGGKEVYLIPEPLAAALGAGMPIHTPTGNMVVDIGGGISEAAIISMNEIVVADAVRVGGLKIDEAIASYIRKKYNLQIGEGTAESVKIEIGSALPLPEKLKTEVKGRDLVTGLPKTVVVNSDEVTEAITEPLKAIVNMVKRVLEKAPPELASDIIDRGMLLTGGGALLRNMDRLLTKETGVPCYVADNPMACVAIGAGKALEDFDRLKRSLITF; translated from the coding sequence ATGTTTGAGAAGCTGATAGGTATAGACTTGGGCACCTATAACGTCATAATCTACGTAAAAGGGAAAGGCATCGTGATCCAAGAACCCTCCATCGTGGCTATATCCAAGAAGGAAAAAAGGATTGTGGCTATAGGCAAAGAGGCCATGACGATGCAGGGGCGGACTCCGGAAAGCATCGATGTGATGCGCCCCCTTAAGGATGGAGTTATTGCCGATTACCTGGTGACGGAGGCCATGCTCCGGTATTTTCTGGAAAAAGTATGTGGTCGCTTTAACCTTTTCAAACCCAGGGTTATGATAAGTGCTCCGGTGGGCATAACCAGCGTGGAGACCAGGGCTGTCCACGATGCGGGAATTCAAGCTGGTGGAAAGGAAGTTTACCTCATTCCCGAACCCCTGGCCGCTGCCCTGGGCGCGGGGATGCCCATCCACACTCCCACTGGGAACATGGTGGTAGACATAGGAGGAGGAATTAGTGAAGCGGCTATAATCTCCATGAACGAAATCGTGGTAGCGGATGCTGTCAGGGTTGGAGGGCTGAAAATTGACGAGGCCATTGCCTCTTACATTCGTAAGAAATACAATCTCCAGATAGGCGAGGGGACTGCTGAGTCTGTCAAGATAGAGATAGGCAGTGCTCTTCCCCTTCCAGAGAAGCTTAAGACGGAAGTCAAGGGCAGGGATTTGGTGACGGGTTTGCCTAAAACCGTCGTGGTCAATTCCGATGAGGTAACCGAGGCTATAACTGAGCCCCTTAAAGCCATCGTTAATATGGTGAAGAGGGTGCTGGAGAAGGCGCCGCCGGAGCTGGCTTCGGATATAATTGACCGGGGGATGCTCCTTACAGGTGGGGGAGCACTTCTCAGAAACATGGATCGGCTTCTCACCAAAGAGACGGGCGTCCCTTGCTACGTGGCCGACAATCCTATGGCTTGCGTGGCTATAGGAGCAGGGAAAGCGTTGGAGGACTTTGACAGATTAAAGAGGAGTCTTATAACATTTTAA
- the atpE gene encoding ATP synthase F0 subunit C has translation MDPKVAANLGAAFAMGIGSIGPGFGIGMGVSKAMEAIGRNPEAADKLFTPMIVGLGLAEAVAIYCLVIALTLIFVGGG, from the coding sequence ATGGACCCTAAAGTTGCAGCTAATCTTGGAGCTGCCTTCGCTATGGGGATAGGCTCTATAGGCCCTGGCTTTGGCATAGGAATGGGGGTAAGTAAAGCTATGGAAGCGATAGGGCGTAACCCCGAAGCCGCCGATAAACTCTTCACCCCTATGATTGTAGGGCTTGGCCTTGCCGAAGCCGTTGCCATATACTGCCTTGTAATAGCCCTTACTTTGATTTTCGTCGGCGGAGGATAA
- the atpA gene encoding F0F1 ATP synthase subunit alpha, producing MALRVVDVAQEIKKQIEAFEAPIEAVEVGTVIEVGDGVARVRGLSGVMASELVEFPRGLYGMALNLERDNVGVILLGDYSYLQEGDIARSTGRIISVPVGEELLGRVVNALGQPIDGKGPIRATKYRPIERIAPNVVTRLPVNTPVQTGIKAIDSMIPIGRGQRELIIGDRQTGKTAIAIDTIINQKGKDLYCIYVAIGQKMSQVARVVATLEKYGAMEHTIVVVASAAEPAAMQYIAPYAGCAMGEEFMESGKDALIVYDDLTKHAWAYRQISLVLRRPPGREAYPGDIFYLHSRLLERAARLAPEYGGGSLTALPIIETQLGDITTYIPTNVISITDGQIYLEPELFNAGIRPAINVGLSVSRVGGNAQIRAMRKVAGKLRLELAQFRELAAFVQFASELDPATRKVIERGQRLQEILKQPQYEPMPVEHQVMIIFAGTQGYLDDVPVHKIQRWEREFHRWMDIHHPEIGNRIAETKDLDEETERALRAAIEEFKRTVVI from the coding sequence ATGGCCCTAAGGGTTGTGGATGTAGCTCAGGAGATTAAGAAGCAGATAGAGGCCTTTGAAGCCCCTATAGAAGCCGTTGAAGTCGGAACAGTCATAGAAGTAGGGGACGGTGTGGCGCGGGTCAGGGGATTGAGCGGAGTGATGGCCTCGGAACTGGTGGAGTTCCCCCGAGGATTGTATGGTATGGCTTTGAATCTGGAAAGGGATAACGTGGGAGTTATCCTCCTTGGGGATTACAGTTACCTTCAAGAGGGGGATATAGCCCGCTCCACTGGAAGGATTATTTCCGTCCCGGTAGGAGAGGAGCTTCTGGGCAGGGTGGTGAACGCCCTCGGCCAGCCCATTGATGGCAAAGGGCCCATAAGGGCCACGAAATACCGCCCCATAGAGCGCATCGCCCCCAATGTGGTGACTCGTCTCCCCGTTAACACCCCGGTGCAGACGGGGATAAAAGCCATTGACTCCATGATCCCGATAGGAAGAGGGCAGCGAGAGCTAATAATTGGCGACAGGCAAACAGGGAAAACAGCTATCGCTATTGATACTATCATAAACCAGAAAGGGAAAGACCTCTACTGCATCTATGTAGCCATTGGCCAGAAGATGTCGCAGGTGGCGAGGGTGGTGGCTACTTTGGAGAAATACGGGGCCATGGAGCACACCATCGTAGTGGTGGCCTCAGCGGCGGAGCCAGCAGCAATGCAATACATTGCCCCTTATGCTGGATGTGCTATGGGTGAAGAATTTATGGAATCCGGTAAAGATGCCCTTATTGTCTACGATGATCTCACCAAGCACGCTTGGGCTTACCGCCAGATTTCCCTGGTCCTCAGGCGACCGCCCGGCCGCGAGGCTTATCCTGGCGACATTTTTTACCTTCACTCGCGCCTTCTGGAGAGGGCTGCTCGTCTCGCTCCCGAGTATGGAGGCGGTTCCCTCACCGCTCTCCCGATAATTGAAACCCAGCTTGGCGATATTACCACCTACATACCCACCAATGTTATTTCCATAACCGATGGGCAGATATACCTGGAGCCTGAGCTTTTCAACGCCGGAATCCGTCCGGCCATCAACGTGGGCCTCTCGGTTTCCAGAGTAGGTGGGAATGCCCAGATAAGGGCTATGCGGAAAGTGGCTGGGAAGCTGCGCCTGGAATTGGCCCAGTTCCGGGAACTGGCGGCTTTCGTCCAGTTTGCTTCAGAACTTGACCCTGCTACCCGCAAGGTTATAGAGAGGGGGCAGAGGCTTCAGGAAATTCTCAAGCAACCCCAGTATGAGCCCATGCCAGTGGAGCATCAGGTTATGATCATTTTTGCCGGAACCCAGGGCTACCTGGACGATGTCCCTGTCCACAAAATCCAGAGATGGGAGAGGGAGTTCCACCGCTGGATGGACATTCACCACCCTGAAATAGGCAATCGCATTGCTGAAACCAAGGATCTGGATGAGGAGACCGAAAGGGCTCTCAGGGCAGCCATTGAAGAATTCAAGAGGACTGTGGTGATTTAA
- a CDS encoding hydrogenase iron-sulfur subunit: MEFQPEITLFTCIYCGYMAADTAGALRIQYPPCTKLIRFPCTGKLDVRYILEAFEKGADGVIVVACPIGNCHHFHGNIQAARRVGYAKKLLGEIGLGSERLEIFYMSGGQGGTFANAVNTMVERLRKLGPNPLKNGHKG; encoded by the coding sequence GTGGAATTTCAGCCGGAAATCACCCTTTTTACCTGTATTTATTGCGGATACATGGCTGCTGACACGGCGGGAGCTCTGCGGATTCAATACCCTCCCTGTACGAAATTAATTCGCTTCCCGTGCACCGGGAAACTGGATGTGCGTTACATCCTTGAAGCCTTTGAAAAAGGAGCTGATGGAGTAATAGTGGTAGCCTGTCCCATAGGTAACTGCCACCATTTCCACGGCAACATTCAGGCCGCAAGGCGGGTTGGATATGCTAAAAAACTCCTGGGCGAGATCGGCCTCGGAAGCGAGCGCCTGGAGATTTTCTACATGTCTGGAGGGCAGGGAGGGACTTTTGCCAATGCTGTTAATACCATGGTGGAAAGGCTCAGGAAATTGGGGCCCAACCCTCTAAAGAACGGCCATAAGGGATAG
- the atpF gene encoding F0F1 ATP synthase subunit B has product MEKLGVNLPGLVLQAINFLLLLFILQRFLYRPILNAIKTRQERIQRGLEEAEKASRRLAEAEAEAERILAEARAKAQEILAQASYEGNRLKEEIVAQARAEASRILERARLEAEREKAIAMAEIRHQAIDLAILTARKIVGQALDEKAQHRIISDFLSTLEQAD; this is encoded by the coding sequence ATGGAAAAGCTTGGGGTAAACCTTCCTGGCCTCGTCCTGCAGGCGATAAATTTCTTGCTGTTGCTCTTTATTCTCCAGAGGTTTCTCTACAGGCCAATTTTAAATGCAATAAAAACCCGGCAGGAGAGAATCCAGAGGGGGCTTGAAGAGGCAGAGAAGGCCTCGCGACGTTTAGCTGAGGCGGAAGCCGAAGCTGAGCGTATCCTGGCGGAGGCAAGGGCTAAAGCTCAGGAAATTCTTGCCCAGGCTTCTTACGAGGGAAACAGGCTAAAGGAAGAGATAGTGGCCCAGGCCAGAGCAGAGGCCAGTCGTATACTGGAAAGGGCCAGACTGGAAGCAGAAAGAGAAAAGGCCATTGCTATGGCTGAAATTCGCCACCAGGCTATAGATCTGGCTATTCTCACCGCTCGCAAGATTGTGGGTCAGGCTCTGGATGAAAAGGCCCAGCATCGGATCATAAGCGATTTCCTTTCCACCCTTGAGCAGGCTGATTAG
- a CDS encoding F0F1 ATP synthase subunit epsilon → MPLRLEIVTGERMVFSDEVDMVIAPGVDGQIGILPKHAPLLTALSIGELRARKGEEEFSFAIGGGFMEVYRDRVIVLADTAERAEEIDIARAEEARRRAMELLKERGRLSREEFAQAEARLRKAMTRIKIAQRYRCLQIPRIEEERENV, encoded by the coding sequence ATGCCCCTGCGTCTGGAGATAGTGACTGGAGAGAGGATGGTTTTTTCCGATGAGGTGGATATGGTCATAGCGCCGGGGGTTGACGGGCAAATTGGGATTTTGCCGAAGCATGCTCCCCTTCTCACAGCCCTCAGCATTGGAGAGCTCAGAGCTCGGAAAGGAGAGGAGGAGTTTTCCTTCGCTATAGGCGGTGGTTTTATGGAGGTATACAGGGACAGGGTTATAGTCCTGGCCGATACTGCTGAAAGAGCGGAGGAGATTGATATCGCCCGGGCCGAGGAAGCTCGTCGCAGGGCTATGGAGCTCCTCAAGGAAAGAGGCCGGTTGAGTCGGGAGGAGTTCGCTCAAGCGGAGGCGAGGCTCCGCAAGGCCATGACCAGGATAAAGATCGCGCAGCGCTACCGCTGCCTCCAGATACCCAGGATTGAAGAGGAAAGGGAAAATGTTTGA
- the atpD gene encoding F0F1 ATP synthase subunit beta, whose translation MAKGSKGRVVQIMGPVVDVEFPEGVELPEIYNAIEIPLGDGRRLVVEVEQHLGNNWVRCVAMDTTDGLRRGMDAYDTGAPIMVPVGRGTLGRIFNVLGEPIDGLGPVQADEYRPIHQPPPPFEEQVTEVEVFETGLKIIDLVAPFTKGGKTGVFGGAGVGKTFIIMELIRNIAIEHGGVSVFAGVGERSREGNELWLEMKRAGVLDKTVMVFGQMNEPPGVRLRVGLTALTMAEWFRDQGMDVLVFIDNIFRFVMSGSEVSALLGRMPSAVGYQPTLATEMGELQERITSTRKGSITSFQAIYVPADDYSDPAPVSVFAHLDATIALERSLAEQGLYPAVDPLASTSRILDPRIVGEEHYYVAREVQRVLQRYKDLQDIIAILGIEELSEEDKLIVARARKLQRFLTQPMFVAEAFTGRPGVYVPIKETVRGCKEILEGKHDDLPEQAFYMIGTIDEAVEKAKTLR comes from the coding sequence ATGGCAAAGGGGAGCAAAGGCCGAGTGGTCCAGATAATGGGGCCAGTAGTAGATGTGGAATTTCCGGAAGGGGTTGAGTTGCCAGAAATCTACAACGCCATTGAGATACCCCTTGGGGATGGGAGGCGCCTTGTAGTGGAGGTGGAGCAGCACCTGGGTAACAACTGGGTCCGCTGCGTTGCCATGGACACCACCGACGGTTTGCGCCGGGGTATGGATGCTTACGATACCGGTGCCCCAATCATGGTGCCAGTAGGAAGAGGAACCCTGGGCAGAATCTTCAACGTCCTTGGGGAGCCAATAGACGGCCTTGGCCCTGTCCAGGCCGATGAATACCGTCCCATCCACCAGCCTCCCCCGCCCTTTGAGGAACAGGTCACAGAAGTAGAGGTGTTTGAGACCGGCCTCAAGATCATAGACCTGGTGGCTCCCTTCACTAAAGGAGGGAAAACAGGAGTTTTCGGCGGGGCTGGAGTCGGCAAAACCTTCATCATAATGGAACTGATCCGCAACATTGCCATTGAGCACGGAGGAGTCTCGGTTTTCGCCGGAGTTGGAGAGAGAAGCCGCGAGGGGAACGAGCTCTGGCTGGAGATGAAAAGGGCTGGAGTTCTGGATAAAACCGTCATGGTCTTCGGCCAGATGAATGAGCCGCCCGGGGTAAGGTTGAGGGTAGGGCTCACGGCTCTTACTATGGCGGAATGGTTCAGAGACCAGGGCATGGATGTCTTGGTCTTCATAGACAATATCTTCCGGTTCGTGATGTCGGGTTCGGAAGTTTCGGCCCTGCTGGGGAGGATGCCCAGCGCTGTGGGTTACCAGCCGACCCTCGCCACCGAAATGGGCGAGCTCCAGGAGCGCATCACTTCCACCCGCAAGGGTTCCATCACCAGCTTCCAGGCCATTTACGTCCCCGCTGATGACTACTCTGACCCCGCGCCCGTTTCGGTTTTCGCCCACCTGGATGCCACCATTGCTCTGGAACGTTCCCTGGCCGAGCAGGGCCTCTATCCGGCCGTTGACCCCCTGGCTTCCACTTCCAGGATTCTGGACCCCAGAATCGTAGGAGAAGAGCATTATTATGTGGCCAGGGAGGTACAGCGAGTCCTCCAGCGTTACAAGGATTTGCAGGATATAATCGCCATCCTGGGGATTGAGGAGCTTTCGGAAGAGGACAAACTTATCGTGGCCAGGGCCCGCAAGCTCCAGCGCTTCCTGACCCAGCCCATGTTCGTGGCCGAGGCTTTCACAGGAAGGCCCGGGGTATACGTTCCGATAAAGGAAACGGTTAGAGGGTGCAAGGAGATCCTGGAAGGTAAGCACGATGACCTTCCGGAGCAGGCCTTTTACATGATCGGAACCATAGACGAGGCGGTAGAAAAGGCCAAAACTTTGAGGTAA
- a CDS encoding sugar phosphate nucleotidyltransferase, with protein sequence MKVVIPLAGLGTRLRPHTHTRPKPLVVVAGKPIIGHILDQFVDLNVEEFVFIVGHLGDKIRDYIESHYRLPRTSYFEQKELKGQSHALWLARERLHGPILITYSDTIAEADLSGFEELKADGIFFVKEVEDPRRFGVAEVKDGYVSRIIEKPASKENKLAVIGLYYIKDAEWLVRCIEEQMTRNIHLKGEFYLADALQIMIDQGARFITRPVKVWKDCGKPETLLDTNRYLLEKMGSSYPHFEDSIIIPPVYIAPSAKISRSIIGPYVSIAERVVIEESIIRDSIINEGAYIERAVLAFSLIGSEVTYQGAYQQLNVGDSSQVNVGTFELESL encoded by the coding sequence ATGAAAGTGGTTATCCCTCTGGCAGGGCTTGGGACACGCTTGAGGCCTCACACTCATACCCGACCAAAACCTCTTGTAGTGGTGGCTGGTAAGCCTATCATTGGGCATATCCTGGATCAATTTGTGGACCTCAATGTGGAAGAGTTTGTGTTTATTGTAGGCCACTTAGGGGATAAAATCCGGGATTACATTGAATCCCACTATCGGCTTCCCAGAACCAGCTACTTCGAGCAAAAAGAGCTTAAAGGTCAATCTCACGCTCTTTGGCTGGCCAGAGAACGCCTCCATGGGCCCATCCTCATCACTTACTCTGACACCATCGCTGAGGCGGATTTGTCAGGCTTTGAAGAGCTGAAAGCCGACGGGATTTTCTTCGTAAAAGAAGTGGAAGACCCAAGGCGTTTCGGAGTGGCAGAGGTAAAGGACGGTTATGTATCAAGGATTATCGAAAAGCCCGCCAGTAAAGAAAATAAACTGGCAGTGATAGGGCTCTATTACATAAAAGATGCTGAGTGGCTTGTAAGGTGCATTGAGGAGCAAATGACCCGTAACATCCACCTTAAAGGGGAGTTTTACCTGGCTGACGCTCTTCAGATCATGATAGACCAGGGAGCTCGTTTCATCACTCGTCCGGTGAAGGTCTGGAAAGACTGCGGTAAGCCTGAAACCCTGCTGGATACTAACCGCTATCTGTTGGAGAAAATGGGAAGCAGTTACCCCCATTTTGAAGATTCCATAATAATACCCCCGGTTTATATCGCTCCTTCAGCTAAAATATCCCGCTCCATCATCGGCCCATACGTTTCTATAGCCGAGAGGGTCGTGATTGAAGAGTCCATAATCCGGGATTCCATAATTAACGAAGGAGCCTACATAGAGAGAGCTGTCCTGGCCTTTTCCCTTATAGGCTCTGAAGTTACTTATCAGGGAGCTTACCAGCAACTCAATGTAGGCGATTCTTCCCAGGTCAATGTGGGAACCTTTGAGCTGGAAAGCCTGTAA
- the atpG gene encoding ATP synthase F1 subunit gamma: METLREIRRHIRSVRNISQITRAMEMVAASKMLRAQQQAMASRAYAQKAWEVLTYLAGQPEKIDHPLYEVRPVKAVGIILITSDRGLCGPYNHNILRLTTQFMLECMDRGVELRLITVGRKGRDFMLRYGHNIIAEFTRVRDRPTLMEIAPIARVAMDEFIAGQVDEVYIAYTRFISTITQTPTIKKLLPIERPKPEERLAALYIFEPDPQTVLGEVLPRFTELQVYQAILEAQASEHSARMVAMRNATENAQELINELTIRFNKVRQWNITREMMDIAGGAEALRKAKAMKAGIVW, encoded by the coding sequence ATGGAGACCCTCAGGGAAATCCGCCGACATATCCGAAGTGTCCGCAACATATCCCAGATTACCAGAGCCATGGAGATGGTTGCTGCGTCCAAGATGCTCAGGGCACAGCAGCAGGCTATGGCCTCCAGAGCTTATGCTCAGAAGGCCTGGGAGGTCCTGACCTACCTTGCCGGACAGCCCGAGAAAATCGACCATCCCCTTTACGAAGTCCGGCCTGTGAAAGCCGTTGGGATAATCCTCATTACCAGCGACCGGGGCCTGTGTGGCCCTTACAACCACAACATTCTCCGGCTGACTACCCAGTTTATGCTTGAATGTATGGACAGGGGGGTTGAGCTCCGATTGATAACGGTGGGGAGGAAAGGGCGGGATTTCATGCTCCGTTACGGCCATAACATTATAGCCGAATTTACCAGGGTGCGAGACCGCCCCACCCTTATGGAGATAGCTCCGATAGCCCGGGTAGCCATGGATGAGTTTATAGCAGGCCAGGTGGATGAAGTTTACATAGCTTACACCCGTTTCATTTCCACCATAACCCAGACTCCGACGATAAAAAAGCTTCTGCCTATAGAGAGGCCTAAACCTGAAGAGAGGCTTGCCGCCCTTTACATTTTTGAGCCTGACCCCCAGACGGTTCTGGGAGAAGTTCTCCCCCGTTTCACTGAGCTTCAAGTTTACCAGGCTATTCTGGAAGCTCAGGCCAGCGAACATTCCGCCAGGATGGTGGCAATGCGTAATGCCACCGAAAACGCTCAGGAGCTCATAAACGAGCTCACCATTCGCTTTAACAAAGTAAGGCAGTGGAACATAACCCGCGAGATGATGGACATAGCTGGAGGAGCTGAGGCCCTTCGTAAAGCTAAAGCTATGAAAGCAGGAATTGTATGGTAA
- the atpH gene encoding ATP synthase F1 subunit delta, which translates to MEKIFQRREKADLYAKAFYEAALEGWIKKLARVWGDIAQNGLLEKLDAPHIPFQEKQELINKLVGDETPPEIRNFISLLASKGHLHYLPDILDELGRLSRGGAARRVVNITTAVPLTEDEKMALQARLMARFGSDLDFRYNVDPEILGGVIVKIGDTVIDGSIAGRLESLRERLKREI; encoded by the coding sequence TTGGAGAAAATCTTTCAGAGAAGGGAGAAAGCCGACCTCTACGCTAAGGCTTTCTACGAGGCAGCTCTGGAAGGATGGATTAAGAAGCTGGCCCGAGTGTGGGGAGATATTGCCCAGAACGGCCTTTTGGAAAAGCTGGATGCCCCCCACATTCCCTTTCAGGAGAAGCAGGAGCTTATAAACAAGCTGGTGGGGGATGAAACACCGCCCGAAATCCGCAACTTTATCTCACTCCTAGCCTCTAAAGGCCATCTCCATTACCTTCCGGATATTCTGGACGAACTGGGTAGATTGTCCAGAGGAGGCGCCGCCCGCCGGGTGGTTAATATCACTACGGCAGTGCCCCTTACTGAGGATGAAAAAATGGCTCTCCAGGCTCGCTTGATGGCTCGCTTCGGTTCCGACCTGGATTTCCGCTATAATGTTGACCCTGAAATTCTGGGGGGAGTTATCGTAAAAATTGGGGATACGGTTATAGATGGAAGCATTGCCGGAAGGCTTGAAAGTTTGAGGGAAAGGTTGAAGCGGGAAATATAA
- a CDS encoding AtpZ/AtpI family protein — protein MKKWQVLAFVVELGFTVGFSILIGIGVGWWLDGKLGTRPIFTLIGLFLGLASAGYNLYRLSSVVRK, from the coding sequence GTGAAGAAATGGCAAGTTTTGGCCTTTGTTGTTGAGTTAGGTTTTACGGTCGGGTTCAGCATCCTCATAGGGATTGGCGTGGGGTGGTGGCTGGATGGGAAACTTGGCACGAGGCCAATTTTTACTTTAATCGGCCTTTTCCTGGGTCTGGCTTCGGCGGGGTATAACCTTTATCGCCTTTCTTCTGTGGTAAGAAAATGA